Part of the Mangifera indica cultivar Alphonso chromosome 4, CATAS_Mindica_2.1, whole genome shotgun sequence genome, GTCCTGGCATGTAATGCACAGTTCAATGTGATATCTTTGGTAGGGGAGAAATCCCTTGGAAAATTTTGCACTTGGTACTTTGAAtctcttgaaaattttggaacaTATTGGATATCATCTTTGAATTTTCTGTTCAGATTTATCTGGTGGGATAAAACGATGCTCATATTTTCCCAtctaattttactaatatgAGTGTGCATGTTTGGCAGGTTGAGCCAAATAAATGTAATCTGATGACTTGAAGAGTTACAGGTATGGTTATAGCTTTCCCACATAACCTTGAAATCAAGATCTGCTACTTGTTTATCTTTTCCATTTATTGATCAGGAATCTTGTCTTAAAACCTGTATGCTGTATCTGAATCcatcaaagttttattttgtagCATTTTAGTCAACTTTAGGCTATATAACTTCATGCTAGACAAGtaataaattcatcaaaattttgcTTTGTATCTTGTAAGTCAACTTTGTATCTCATCTCTACAGAATTTACATTTTTTGGAGTGTAGCTTTTTGATTCGGTTCTATGTTATACCCCATATAAGGTTTGTGTGAAATGCTTTAAaagagattttattttttactttagaTCAGTTAAAACCTTTGGCACAGATGTTTGGATGATTTGTAACAGGATTTTGTCAAAGGTGTGGACAATGCATATTCAGATTCATCTCTGATTTTGCTATCAAATGTACTTCTACACTATGAGGACACTACTCATGTGCTCCCATTTATTTTGTCTTCACTCTGGACTTTAAGGTTGCAGGAATTgtaaaagcataaaaataaatagactGGGGCATTCCGAGAATCGAACTCGGGACCTCTCGCACCCAAAGCGAGAATCATACCACTAGACCAAATGCCCTCTTGTTGTTGAATgtaaaacttgaattaaattctattcttttccttctccaaGCATTTGAGTtgcattcataaaaaatatctctAGAGGATTTCCAGTCCTGGCATGTAATGCAGTTCAATGTGATATCCTTGGTAGGGGAGAAATCCCTTAAAACAATTTGCACTTGGTACTTGTTTATTAACATGAATGTGCATGTTTGGCAGGCTGAGGAAAATATATGTAATCTGATGACTTGAAGAGTTAAAGGTATGGTTATAGCTTTCCCACATAACCTTGAAATCAAGATCTGCTACTTGTTTATCTTTTCCATTTATTGATCAGGAATCTTGTCTTAAAACCTGTATGCTGTATCTGAATCcatcaaagttttattttgtagCATTTTGGTCAACTTTAGGCTATATAACTTCATGCTAGACAAGtaataaattcatcaaaattttgcTTTGTATCTTGTAAGTCAACTTTGTATCTCATCTCTACAGAATTTACATTTTTTGGAGTGTGGCTTTTGGATTCGGTTCTACGTCATACCCCATATAAGGTTTGTGTGAAATgctttaaaagatattttattttttactttagaTCAGTTAAAACCTTTGGCACAGATGTTTGGATGATTTGTAACAGGATTTTGTCAAAGGTGTGGACAATGCATATTCAGATTCATCTCTGATTTTGCTATCAAATGTACTTCTACACTATGAGACACTACTCATGTGCTCCCATTTATTTTGTCTTCACTCTGGACTTTAAGGTTGCAGGAATTgtaaaagcataaaaataaatagactGGGGCATTCCGAGAATCGAACTCGGGACCTCTCGCACCCAAAGCGAGAATCATACCACTAGACCAAATGCCCTCTTGTTGTTGAATgtaaaacttgaattaaattctattcttttccttctccaaGCATTTGAGTtgcattcataaaaaatatctctAGAGGATTTTTTCCAGTCCTGGCATGTAATGCAGTTCAATGTGATATCCTTGGTAGGGGAGAAATCCCTTAAAACAATTTGCACTTGGTACTTGTTTATTAACATGAATGTGCATGTTTGGCAGGCTGAGGCAAATATATGTAATCTGATGACTTGAAGAGTTAAAGGTATGGTTATAGCTTTCCCACATAACCCATAAATCAAGATCTGCTACTTATTTGTTTTTTCCATTTATTGGTTGGGAATCTTGTCTTAAAACCTATTTGCAGTATCTGAATCCATCAATGTTTTATTTTGTAGCATTTTAGTTAACTTTAGGCCATATAACTTCATGCCTAGACAAGTAATATGTTCACCAAAATTTTGCTTTGTGTCTTGTTACTCAACTTTGGGCCATGTTTACCAATGGCCTAGAATATCGCCTAGATAAGTAAAATTGTGTGTGttataagtaaataaattaattgtctGGGAGCAAAATTTCTTAAGCTGTAAAATAGGACAAGATAAGGGGCATTCCAAGAATCATACTCAAGACCTCCCACACCCAAATTGAGAATCATACCACTAGACCAAACACCCTCTTTGATTgatatgtttatttaaaatttgtaattgatgCATTTTTTCCTAGTACTCCGATTAATTGTTATAAACTTGTCTGAAGGATAAAAAATTTCTGGTCAAACTCTTGATGCATTTGATTAACCTGTATCACTAGCAGGACGGAGTGTTCAAAGctttatataagtaaaaaagaaagtatatatttatttaaaatttgtaattgatgCACTTTTTCCTAGTACTCTGATTAATTGTTGTTAAACTTTGTCTGGAGGATCAAAAATTTCTGGTCCAACTCTTGATGCATTTGATTAACCTGTTTCACTAGCAGGGAGTGTTCAAAGCTTTAGcaaagtaaaaaagaaagtCATGGAACTTTGGATCATACAAAAAGTTTGGCCCGCTGACATTGCTTTATAATTGTTGCAGGTATGATCCTAATTTCTAACTTCTGCCGAACTTCATGTCCAGATATGCTGTTTTACTTTTATCCTGTGTCCAATCAATGGGAAAGAATCTTAACCTCTTtggtttaatataaattgtgtGATTTTGAGGCGTTGAGGGAAACTCCATTAATCAAAACTGACTGGTTCGTAAAAAGGGGCATTCCGAGAATTGAACTCGGGACCTCTCGCACCCAAAGCGAGAATCATACCACTAGACCAAATACCCTCTTTCTTGTAATCTTGACCATTTGCACAATAAATAATGTActattcaataaataatattattatttaatatgtattgtaCACTGAAATTGGGGTTGTGTCTAGTTGaaaagattatatattttagtaatctcctatttgtttttttttggaaatatgAAACTGATGCTAGGTGGTCATATTCAAAAGATGGAATTATCAAGCCTagtgtaaataaaatatttatgcaaCCTTTAGGAGTAGGGATGAAGATAGTAATTGCGCATGCATCTTCATTATTATGAAGTTGGTTGATTTGATGTCTTGTTCTTGCAACAACAAACACTCTGtttactcataattcattcccattcataatatattatcttaattaccTTATTATGCTGAGAATTTGATTGGCTGGTGTTATTATTAACTTAATCAATCATCccttttaattaaaatgcaaAGATTGGTATACATGCcagatattattaattttaagctCCAAAATCATAATCATCAACATTATACTTAATTTGATATCTCTGATTGGCATTTGGCACTTGCAATAGAATGTCTGTTAACCtaatttaaatagataattgATTAGGATTTGAGATAATCTTTCATTTAGGTGGTGATTAGTTAACAGCAACATTTTGTGTTGCCAAAATTTCAATAGATTTTTTATGGTTGCCCATTACCAAATAAAATAGATgctttgattttgagtttgatgtTGGGCCACTTTCATGGGTAACTGAAATGTCATTAATTATGAACATGTTTAAcggttaattaattaaacaaatttaaaaaaaggtaaCCTACGATGAATCCAGCCAACCCTTCATAATGAAATTCTGCTattcaaatctaaataaaaagCTCAGGTCCACCACCTTTGACAAAAGCGAAAATGCTCATTCTTGTTGATTTTCTACCCAACCAGAAAATTCTATCCATGtgtctttattaataaattcctcataacaataataataattattattattattataatggtaAGAGTAGCATGGATccgaattataaaataataacacaaaCAGTAAATTGCATTTTCCCATACAAGGTTTGgcctaaaaacacttttcaccCTTTGATGGAATAAATCATACTTTTATAgctaaaatcaaatttagttACAAAAAGAACTAATATTAtaaatgcaaaataataatttaactattaaaaaaattttaaaaagtcctCCATTGATCTTACTTTAAcatcttaaatataataatttaatctgtttacaagtttgaaaacttaaaatttagtctttaaaattttagttgacATTTGACTAGAATTTTACTGTTAACACCAATCGAGTTACATCATAGAGAGAAGATGACAATGATGAAAGCTTGATTGAGCTATGTCGTGGAAGGAGTTTGCAAGTAAGGGCTTTTCAATGAGTTTTGAGTGTGCCACAATCAATAGAGATAGAGGGTAGCCAACAAAGAGAAGACAAATGTTCAAAACGCTAAAATCCAGTCATTGAAGGCACTAACAAAAAGATGAGATACAATAAAGGTGCAACATAGACCAGAGAGAGATCACATGAGTGGCGTTAGCGAGTTTTGAGCATTGATGATGAGGAAGTAATTGATAAAGAAATTGCAAGAGGGCATGGTTGCACCTATTACACTGATATTGATCCAATTGATGTGGAAGAGAGGCTGGCGGCTCAATGGTAGTGGTGGGGTTGATTAGGACACTCAAGAAGAAGAGGGtaaaggtgaagaaaaaaaagaagaagatggtgtTGATGAAAATTGACCTCTAAAgagatttttgtaatttttgctAATTTATGATGGTAAGGtatttttgaaaagtgaaatagttaaagataatataataatttaaatttctaatattGTGTCATTGTCttaaattttgggtgagaaattgcaatttttaccattttaaattGGTCTTAAACTAAAAACCATTTTGCTGTTAGGAAGCCATCAataaattgtaagaatttaAATTGTTAAGAGTTGATGAGTAATACTAAATCTTTCTAATACTGTAATACCTAAACCAAACTTTATGGaaatttttgccattttcaaaaCCTCAGGAGAAaccttttattttatcaaaccttaggGGActaatgttatatattattatttcaaaaaaaaagaaaattcccaaTTAACTTTTCCTATAATtctttttaggccaaacgactatttcccacccaaggtttagcgttttctcaaatgtaccccctttaactatggaaacaccaaacacccacccatgaccggttagatttaactaaATCCTAACggtgataggggtaaaatcgtcatttttgctataatattaaaaataaactaaaatagaatctaattttgcccccctaaactttaaaaactaaaatttttctccagcctaagttttaaaaaatcacagtttcaccctaaggtttggttttgaaatctccggcgaccgttccggctccgttgccgacggtctctccctcccgaagcagcctctccttccggcgaatgctttcctcccatttggaggctcgatcgacgtcggaAACGGGAAGAgggacgaagaacttcgtcggggaagacgaagttcttcgtctccccagacgaagacgaagccgtcgtcttcgtctgggaagacgatcgtcctCCCACTGGGacgacgatcgtcttcccagacgaagacgacggcttcgtcttcgtctggggagacgaagaacttcgtcttccccgacgaagttcttcgtcccTCTTCCCGTTtccgacgccgatcgagcctccaaatgggaggaaagcattcgccggaaggagaggctgcttcgggagggagagaccgtcggcaacggagccggaacggtcgccggagatttcaaaaccaaaccctagggtgaaattgcgattttttaaaacttaggctgggggaaaattttagcttttaaagtttaggggggcaaaaggagacaAAATTtctaggcgttagggtttggttaaatctaactggccatgggtgggtgtttggtgtttccatagttaaagggggtacatttgagaaaacgctaaaccttgggtgggaaatagtcgtttggccttcttTTTACCTTCAATTACCCTAAAAGAGCTGCCTACTTTACGGGGCaaacaattttcctttttttactGCTTTTATTAACTGAAATAATCTTGAAAATGGTATATTTACAACAAATATTTAAGACAgcatagaagaaaaataagattatgtGAACTGGAAAGTAATAagaaactttaaaaaaagaagagcagtgaaaagaaatagaaaaaaataccATTGGAGTTGCTTTAAATTCGGACAAAATGATGACTAAGTAGCCAGGCCATGCCTTCAATCATCTATAAATCTGTTTTTGGCAATTCATTGCTCTCATAAAATCCccatatttctctttttatttttattcatcaatAATCAACCATCTACCAACAACCCTTTCCTCTTCTCcataaatcttttttataatcATACACAAGGAGAAAGTAGAGATCTGGCCATGGCTACATTTGCAGGAACTCAACAGAAATGCATGGCCTGTAACAAGACTCTGTATATTGTTGATAAGTTAACTGCTGATAACAGAGTCTTCCACAAGGGTTGTTTCAGGTGCCACCATTGCAATCGCACTCTCAAGGTAATCCCTgtattctctttctttccttttggtATATGGAATCTGGGATCAATTCAAGaagaaattcagaaaaaaaaaaaaaacacccacTTATTCTTGAGAAGCAACCAACAGATCAAAAACATATGTAGcaattttacatgaaaaaataaaaatggtaaaCTGATGATATTTGATTGTTGAAAGCTCCATTCCAATTGGGATCCTTCATTTTTGTCTTAACATTTCTGCTAATATGTACATTGtgtattattttcttatgaatctaaaaaatgtttttgttaatttgcAGCTGAGCAACTACAATTCTTTTGACGGAGTGCTGTATTGCAGGCCTCACTTTGATCAAATCTTCAAGAGAACTGGCAGTCTGGAGAAGAGTTTTGAaggtaataataataaccagTCTTGCAATCTCCAGTTGAGTTGATCTGATTTGACAATCTGCTTGTCTTTTTCCAGGAACACCAAAAATCTTGAAACCTGAAAAGCCTGCTGAGCACAAAGAGGTACTTTGttgaaaacaatataatatgaaGCCTTTAGAATTCAATCCATGCTTTTCCTTGTAACTCACTCTTCATTTCTTCTAACAGAATGCGCAGAAAGTCTCCAACATGTTTGCTGGTACCAGAGACAAATGTGTTGGCTGCAACAAAACTGTTTATCCGACTGAGAAGGTAACAGAAGAAAGGAAACTAGTTGTTTTCTATTAAAATCTTATGGAGAAAGAAgaatgtataaatttatgtttaaaattgagTAATGTTGTATGTAATGAATGTTGTGGTAGATCTCTGTGAATGGAACTGCATACCACAGGGGCTGCTTCAAATGCAGCCATGGAGGGTGCACAATTAGCCCATCAAACTACATAGCCCACGAGGGAAAACTCTACTGCAAGCATCACCACATTCAGCTCTTCAAGGAGAAAGGAAACTACAGCCAGCTTGAGGCTGATCATG contains:
- the LOC123214771 gene encoding LIM domain-containing protein WLIM1-like, coding for MATFAGTQQKCMACNKTLYIVDKLTADNRVFHKGCFRCHHCNRTLKLSNYNSFDGVLYCRPHFDQIFKRTGSLEKSFEGTPKILKPEKPAEHKENAQKVSNMFAGTRDKCVGCNKTVYPTEKISVNGTAYHRGCFKCSHGGCTISPSNYIAHEGKLYCKHHHIQLFKEKGNYSQLEADHDKSPTTDKQASVEIAT